A portion of the Calliphora vicina chromosome 5, idCalVici1.1, whole genome shotgun sequence genome contains these proteins:
- the Ugt50B3 gene encoding UDP-glucosyltransferase 2, giving the protein MKYFVFGTVLLVCLGSCLTADILMVTMGGTKSHKIPFWELAKGLIHRGHNITFLNGFPSDFHVNGLHEVTPAGLVEYIQNYTNWDLLGARMSGEMPISVWDGVRYAFESCDAMLEDAETQALLNRNFDLAILDGAFPECALGMVYQYKIPFMYINTVGFYTGSLAKSGNPGSFAVTPNFYTGFTDNMNLLDRAMNTAAQLFSDMMHKIVMAFVYRVMRQRFGSHMPHPYEISKNVSFILQNGHAVVSYPRALNPNVAEVACIHCKPAKPLPKDLEEFIASSGESGFIYVSMGSSVKAANMPLTLRRLLVQTFARLPYHVLWKYEGNAADIEGLTENVKLSRWLPQQDILGHHKLRAFVTHGGLLSMYETVFHGVPVVTMPVFCDHDVNSAKAEVDGYAIKLDLATLSAPQLYKSIMKVIHDPQYRNAARFRQRLLLDQRTTPLETSIYWTEYVLRHKGAYHLQSPARNLSWLQYYLIDVAALYAAAFYLIYFLMKRVFGRFDVIRSLHTPTKAKRM; this is encoded by the exons atgaaatattttgtatttggcACTGTGCTGCTGGTATGTCTGGGGAGTTGTTTAACGGCAGACATACTAATGGTTACGATGGGTGGCACAAAATCACATAAAATTCCCTTTTGGGAATTAGCAAAAGGTTTAATACACAG AGGTCACAACATAACATTTCTAAATGGTTTTCCCTCCGATTTCCACGTTAACGGTCTGCATGAGGTCACACCAGCCGGTCTAGTTGAATACATACAAAACTATACGAATTGGGATCTGCTGGGAGCACGAATGTCAGGTGAAATGCCAATTTCTGTATGGGATGGTGTCCGTTATGCTTTCGAG TCATGCGATGCTATGCTGGAAGATGCTGAAACACAGGCATTATTAAATCGTAATTTCGATTTGGCCATATTGGATGGTGCATTTCCGGAATGTGCTCTGGGCATGGTGTATCAATATAAAATACcctttatgtatataaatacgGTGGGTTTTTATACTGGCAGCTTAGCAAAGTCAGGCAATCCTGGTTCTTTTGCTGTAACACCAAATTTCTATACAGGTTTCACCGACAACATGAATTTGCTGGACAGAGCCATGAATACAGCTGCTCAGCTATTCTCTGATATGATGCATAAG attgttATGGCTTTTGTGTATCGCGTTATGCGACAACGTTTTGGCTCCCACATGCCTCATCCTTATGAAATCTCCAAAAATGTTAGTTTCATTTTACAAAATGGTCATGCCGTTGTCTCCTATCCACGTGCTTTGAATCCCAATGTTGCTGAAGTGGCCTGCATACACTGTAAGCCCGCCAAACCTTTGCCCAAAGATTTGGAAGAATTTATTGCCTCCTCTGGCGAATCAGGTTTCATTTATGTCTCTATGGGCTCTTCAGTGAAAGCAGCCAATATGCCCCTGACCTTGAGACGTTTATTAGTGCAAACTTTTGCCCGTTTGCCTTATCATGTTCTGTGGAAATACGAAGGAAATGCTGCTGACATTGAGGGTCTTACTGAGAATGTAAAATTGAGCCGCTGGTTACCTCAACAGGACATTTTAGGTCATCATAAATTGAGAGCATTTGTTACTCATGGTGGTTTGTTGAGCATGTACGAAACTGTATTCCATGGAGTTCCGGTGGTAACTATGCCAGTGTTTTGTGATCACGATGTTAATTCAGCGAAAGCAGAAGTGGATGGTTATGCTATAAAATTGGATTTGGCAACGCTGAGTGCGCCCCAGTTGTACAAGTCCATAATGAAAGTTATACACGATCCACAGTATAGAAATGCGGCCAG ATTCCGCCAACGTTTATTATTGGATCAACGTACAACACCATTGGAAACATCAATATATTGGACTGAATATGTTTTGCGCCACAAAGGAGCTTATCATTTACAATCTCCAGCACGTAATCTAAG ttggcTCCAATACTATCTGATTGATGTTGCAGCTTTATATGCTGCCGCCTTCTATCTAATTTATTTCTTAATGAAACGTGTCTTTGGTCGTTTCGATGTGATACGCAGTCTACATACCCCCACAAAAGCTAAAAGGATGtaa